In Actinoplanes sp. NBC_00393, a single genomic region encodes these proteins:
- a CDS encoding Crp/Fnr family transcriptional regulator, whose product MDEVLARSGIFQGVDPEAAEALAKEMDTIEVRKGDVVFNEGEAGDSLYIVLSGKIKLGRRAADGRQNLVSIMGPSDMLGELSLFDPGPRTATATAVTDSRLARLKKSSLRPWLNNRPEIAEQLLRVLARRLRRTNDALADLIFTDVPGRVAKNLLQMAGRFGTRDGGVLRVTHDLTQEELAQLVGASRETVNKALADFASRAWLRLDGKSVIILDPERLARRARV is encoded by the coding sequence ATGGATGAGGTACTGGCTCGCAGCGGGATCTTCCAGGGTGTCGACCCGGAAGCCGCCGAGGCGCTCGCCAAGGAGATGGACACTATCGAAGTCCGTAAGGGCGACGTGGTCTTCAACGAGGGCGAGGCCGGCGACAGCCTGTACATCGTGCTCTCCGGCAAGATCAAACTCGGTCGCCGGGCTGCGGATGGACGACAGAATCTCGTCTCCATCATGGGTCCGTCGGACATGCTCGGTGAGCTCTCCCTCTTCGACCCCGGTCCGCGTACGGCGACCGCGACCGCGGTCACGGACAGTCGCCTGGCCCGGCTGAAGAAGTCGTCGCTGCGGCCCTGGCTGAACAATCGGCCGGAGATCGCGGAGCAGCTGCTCCGGGTGCTGGCCCGCCGTCTGCGGCGGACCAACGACGCCCTGGCCGACCTGATCTTCACCGACGTGCCCGGCCGGGTCGCGAAGAACCTGCTGCAGATGGCCGGCCGCTTCGGCACTCGGGACGGCGGTGTTCTGCGGGTCACCCACGACCTGACGCAGGAGGAGCTGGCCCAGCTCGTCGGCGCCTCGCGCGAGACGGTGAACAAGGCGCTCGCCGACTTCGCCTCGCGCGCCTGGCTGCGGCTCGACGGCAAGAGCGTGATCATCCTGGACCCGGAGCGGCTGGCTCGCCGCGCGCGGGTCTAG
- a CDS encoding carboxyl transferase domain-containing protein encodes MTVLDTALDPRDPAYLEGRSSTLQLLAELEAVLDQARAGGGEKWVTRHHARGKLLPRERIEMLLDQDGPFLELSPAAARGSEYPVGASVVTGVGVVEGVECVVIANDPTVDGGAVNPYTADKIRRAARIASVNRLPLVNLVESAGGGTPAGGIARELSRLTADRVPTVCVIFGLTTGDAAYLPALSDYTIMVRGHAKVLTIHPQPVRGTANGHSGVDVRATPVVPAGPGGPADQLAEDERDGLRLARQCVRRLNWRKHGPPPRTPDPAAPRYDADDLLTLAALDPAGFEPREVLARILDDSDFDEFKPGSATVVAGWGELHGYPIGVLATPGSPCSAAEAQKAVHFLHLANATATPLLFLQHHGTAGEQEPDARHDAPLVHAVAKSAVPHLVLTIGATDAERPVDRSDEPRFQFSWPTKGPAPADDGVIDPRDTRTVLGLCLSAVHSAAVEGAGHVGVFRP; translated from the coding sequence ATGACCGTGCTCGACACTGCGCTAGACCCCCGCGATCCCGCCTACCTGGAGGGACGCAGCTCCACCCTGCAACTTCTCGCCGAACTCGAGGCCGTGCTCGACCAGGCGCGCGCCGGCGGCGGCGAGAAGTGGGTGACGCGGCATCACGCCCGTGGCAAGCTGCTCCCCCGCGAGCGGATCGAGATGCTGCTGGACCAGGACGGCCCGTTCCTGGAGCTGTCGCCGGCCGCGGCCCGTGGCTCCGAGTACCCGGTGGGCGCGAGCGTGGTCACCGGCGTCGGCGTGGTCGAGGGCGTCGAGTGTGTGGTGATCGCGAATGACCCGACGGTGGACGGGGGCGCGGTCAACCCGTACACGGCTGACAAGATCCGCCGGGCCGCGCGGATCGCGTCGGTCAACCGCCTGCCCCTGGTGAACCTGGTGGAGTCGGCGGGCGGCGGAACGCCGGCCGGCGGCATCGCCCGCGAGCTGAGCCGGCTCACCGCCGACCGGGTGCCGACCGTCTGCGTGATCTTCGGGCTGACGACCGGGGACGCGGCCTACCTGCCGGCTCTCTCCGATTACACGATCATGGTGCGCGGGCACGCCAAGGTGCTCACCATCCACCCGCAGCCGGTACGCGGGACGGCCAACGGGCACTCCGGCGTCGACGTACGGGCAACTCCCGTGGTTCCGGCCGGGCCGGGTGGGCCCGCCGACCAGCTCGCCGAGGACGAGCGGGACGGTCTGCGGCTGGCCCGGCAGTGCGTACGCCGCCTCAACTGGCGCAAACACGGACCGCCGCCGCGTACGCCGGACCCCGCCGCCCCCCGCTACGACGCCGACGACCTGCTGACCCTGGCCGCCCTGGACCCGGCTGGTTTCGAGCCGCGCGAGGTGCTCGCCCGGATCCTCGACGACAGCGACTTCGACGAGTTCAAACCCGGCTCGGCCACGGTGGTGGCCGGCTGGGGTGAGCTGCACGGCTACCCGATCGGGGTGCTCGCCACCCCGGGCAGCCCGTGCTCGGCCGCCGAGGCGCAGAAGGCGGTGCACTTCCTGCACCTGGCCAACGCGACCGCCACCCCGCTGCTGTTCCTGCAGCACCACGGCACGGCCGGCGAGCAGGAACCCGACGCCCGGCACGACGCGCCGCTGGTGCACGCGGTGGCCAAATCGGCGGTGCCGCACCTGGTCCTCACGATCGGCGCCACCGACGCGGAGCGCCCGGTGGACCGCAGCGACGAACCCCGCTTTCAGTTCAGCTGGCCCACCAAGGGGCCGGCCCCGGCCGACGACGGCGTCATCGACCCCCGCGACACCCGTACGGTCCTCGGCCTCTGCCTCTCCGCGGTGCACAGCGCGGCCGTGGAAGGTGCCGGACACGTGGGTGTGTTCCGACCCTGA
- a CDS encoding ATP-binding protein translates to MIRRLLVADRGEVARRVFATCRLVGIETVAVYSDVDANAPHVIEADYAVHLPGNTPSATYQRTEALIAAAQRAGANALHPGIGALAEDPDFATAVLDAGMIWVGAPPATLRTLSVKTDVKKLVAEAQVPVLPSFSDPDQVPGFPVLIKPATGTGGAGMRVVRDANTLAEAVASTRREVGGDVFCEPYVNNVRHIEVPILADAQGSVVPFGERECSVQRRYQKIVEETPSPAVDPALREDLCRAAIVAVRALGYVGAGAVEFLLDVKGDFWFLELTPTLQADHAVTECVSGYDMVRLQLLVAEGGSLPMPGPPPIRGHAIEVRVCAEDPAYAWLPAAGTLHRFAVPDVAGSFRPLPQPGLRLDAGVADGSAIGMHYDPMLAKLIAWAPSRQEAARMLASALARAQVHGVVSNRDLLVRVLRHHSFRSGDIDTGFLDRHPEVFAPLLSSVDAVRLSCLAAALAGAAARRATAPVLGSLPSGWRNVPSGSQTAVYDGPTGPVEVGYRMNRHGDLAGWWVRAVDPEELDLAGLGQPPMDEHPPIVVVQASAERVVLNVQGIRLTVLVHRVGDVSYVDSPEGSVALREISRFPLPAPETAESSLIAPLPGAVRRVLVVPGQRVRAGELLLTLEAMKLEHPVHAPSAGVVASLPVHPGAEVDTGELLAVLDPE, encoded by the coding sequence GTGATCCGACGACTTCTGGTGGCCGACCGAGGTGAGGTCGCCCGCCGGGTGTTCGCCACCTGCCGACTGGTCGGGATCGAGACGGTCGCCGTCTACTCCGACGTCGATGCGAACGCACCGCACGTCATCGAGGCCGACTACGCGGTCCACCTGCCGGGCAACACCCCGTCGGCCACCTACCAGCGGACCGAGGCCCTGATCGCGGCGGCACAGCGGGCCGGGGCGAACGCCCTGCACCCGGGCATCGGCGCGCTCGCCGAGGACCCGGACTTCGCCACCGCGGTGCTCGACGCCGGGATGATCTGGGTCGGGGCGCCGCCGGCCACGCTGCGTACGCTCAGCGTCAAGACCGACGTGAAGAAGCTGGTCGCCGAGGCCCAGGTGCCGGTGCTGCCGAGCTTCAGCGACCCGGACCAGGTGCCCGGATTCCCCGTGCTGATCAAGCCGGCCACCGGGACCGGCGGCGCCGGGATGCGCGTCGTCCGGGACGCGAACACGCTGGCCGAGGCGGTGGCCTCGACGCGCCGTGAGGTCGGCGGTGACGTGTTCTGCGAGCCGTACGTGAACAACGTCCGGCACATCGAGGTGCCGATCCTGGCCGACGCGCAGGGTTCGGTGGTCCCGTTCGGTGAGCGGGAGTGCTCGGTGCAGCGCCGCTACCAGAAGATCGTCGAGGAGACCCCGTCGCCGGCGGTCGACCCGGCGCTGCGGGAGGACCTGTGCCGGGCGGCGATCGTCGCGGTCCGGGCGCTCGGCTACGTGGGCGCCGGCGCGGTCGAGTTCCTGCTCGACGTGAAGGGTGACTTCTGGTTCCTCGAGCTCACGCCCACCCTGCAGGCCGACCACGCGGTCACCGAGTGCGTCTCCGGCTACGACATGGTTCGGCTCCAGCTGCTGGTGGCCGAGGGTGGCAGCCTGCCGATGCCGGGACCGCCGCCGATCCGGGGGCACGCCATCGAGGTGCGCGTCTGCGCGGAGGACCCGGCGTACGCCTGGCTGCCCGCCGCCGGCACCCTGCACCGGTTCGCCGTGCCCGACGTGGCCGGCTCGTTCCGCCCGCTGCCGCAGCCCGGCCTGCGCCTGGACGCCGGGGTCGCGGACGGTTCGGCGATCGGCATGCACTACGACCCGATGCTGGCGAAGCTGATCGCCTGGGCGCCGAGCCGCCAGGAGGCCGCCCGGATGCTGGCGTCCGCGCTGGCCCGGGCGCAGGTGCACGGCGTGGTGTCCAATCGGGACCTGCTGGTCCGGGTGCTGCGCCACCACTCGTTCCGCTCCGGCGACATCGACACCGGCTTCCTGGACCGGCATCCCGAGGTCTTCGCGCCGTTGCTCTCCTCAGTCGACGCGGTACGCCTCTCCTGCCTGGCCGCCGCCCTCGCCGGTGCTGCCGCCCGGCGCGCCACGGCCCCGGTCCTCGGTTCGCTCCCGTCCGGCTGGCGCAACGTCCCGTCCGGCTCACAGACTGCGGTCTACGACGGCCCCACCGGCCCGGTCGAGGTCGGCTACCGGATGAACCGGCACGGCGACCTGGCCGGCTGGTGGGTCCGCGCGGTCGACCCCGAGGAGCTCGACCTGGCCGGCCTCGGTCAGCCGCCGATGGACGAGCATCCGCCGATCGTCGTGGTCCAGGCGAGCGCCGAGCGGGTGGTCCTCAACGTGCAGGGCATCCGTTTGACCGTTCTGGTACACCGGGTCGGCGACGTCTCCTACGTGGACAGTCCGGAAGGGTCGGTCGCGCTGCGTGAGATCTCGCGCTTCCCGCTGCCGGCGCCCGAGACCGCTGAGAGCTCGCTGATCGCCCCGCTGCCGGGCGCCGTCCGCCGCGTCCTGGTGGTGCCGGGCCAGCGCGTCCGGGCCGGCGAACTCCTGCTCACCCTGGAAGCGATGAAACTCGAACACCCGGTCCACGCGCCCTCCGCCGGGGTCGTGGCCTCCCTGCCGGTCCACCCCGGCGCCGAGGTCGACACCGGCGAACTCCTGGCCGTCCTCGACCCCGAGTAA
- a CDS encoding serine/threonine-protein kinase produces MTETPPGALPVPYVPGMSGLSVMARGGYATVYRATQDSVGREVAIKMENRTLDNARDQARFLREARAAGRMSSHPHVVDLFDVGVTVDQHPYLIMELCDGSYLDRMRVSPLNPVEARDVGIKIADALVHSHANGVLHRDVKPANILYSHFNPAVLADFGLAVLGEMRDSSVTLEVLTPAYAPPEMFRHDSPSGACDVYALCASLYAVMSGRPPRWQTDRSPSLITLMDLFHQPIPDLPGVPRALTDILRYGMANDPGSRPTAEQLRDLLNNLQLDPNTPQPPPTVYRSASTPSYQPPRPRPIVPNTPTREDDTPTVHNPGARKGFFSRWFS; encoded by the coding sequence GTGACGGAGACTCCGCCTGGCGCCCTGCCCGTACCGTACGTGCCAGGCATGTCCGGCTTGTCGGTCATGGCACGTGGGGGCTATGCCACCGTGTACCGCGCCACTCAGGACTCCGTCGGGCGGGAAGTCGCCATCAAGATGGAGAACCGGACCCTGGACAACGCCCGCGACCAGGCACGCTTCCTCCGCGAAGCGCGCGCGGCCGGCCGGATGTCGTCGCACCCGCACGTCGTCGACCTCTTCGACGTCGGCGTCACGGTCGACCAGCATCCGTACCTGATCATGGAGCTCTGCGACGGGTCGTACCTCGATCGCATGCGTGTCTCCCCGCTCAACCCGGTCGAGGCCCGCGACGTCGGCATCAAGATCGCGGACGCGCTGGTGCACTCGCACGCCAACGGCGTGCTGCACCGTGACGTGAAGCCGGCGAACATCCTGTACTCGCACTTCAACCCGGCCGTGCTCGCCGACTTCGGCCTGGCCGTCCTCGGCGAGATGCGCGACTCGTCGGTCACCCTCGAGGTACTCACCCCGGCCTACGCGCCGCCGGAGATGTTCCGGCACGACAGCCCGTCCGGCGCCTGCGACGTCTACGCCCTCTGCGCCAGCCTCTACGCGGTGATGAGCGGCCGCCCGCCGCGCTGGCAGACCGACCGCAGTCCGAGTCTGATCACCCTGATGGACCTCTTCCACCAGCCGATCCCGGACCTGCCCGGTGTGCCGCGCGCCCTGACCGACATCCTGCGCTACGGCATGGCCAACGACCCCGGCTCCCGGCCCACCGCGGAGCAGCTGCGCGACCTGCTCAACAACCTGCAGCTCGACCCGAACACCCCGCAGCCTCCGCCGACGGTCTACCGCTCGGCCAGCACGCCGAGCTACCAGCCGCCGCGGCCGCGCCCGATCGTGCCGAACACGCCGACCCGCGAGGACGACACCCCGACTGTGCACAATCCGGGCGCCCGCAAGGGTTTCTTCAGCCGCTGGTTCAGCTGA
- a CDS encoding adenylate/guanylate cyclase domain-containing protein produces MTCPVCGTVAVPGARFCHHCGAALPAAASLPAAERRIVTVLFGDLSDFTSWSEDLDPERVGAVTDRVLAALAGAVKTFGGHVDKLTGDGIMAVFGAPVAHEDDAERAVRAALSMQRAVRRVLDDERGGGAPLGLRVGLNTGEVVAGMQAGIEYTVIGDTVNTAARLADAAAVGGVYAGERTSAGTRHVASWRQLRPLRLKGKREPVPTYELLGLHDAPGTRSGLGDEAPFVGRETELGRVSGRLAEAIDSGTPRIMVMTAEAGIGKSRFAGEVKRLALDYNGHGARVLRVRCRAFGERRRYAPLADLVRKAAGLPKDVVATMGRSVVEERLRKLAGRLGAQLDTDRLLVLLGYGEAKGNQVGPAAPADWPPSAKRVDADAISVAVADLLSALAAETPLVVIVDDLHDATATTMDALGSTLSLLDGAVVVLLLGRPELVRTAGAMTRLADAEVHTLPPLRGADASRLLTSYLNGGKLPQADSDRLLATAQGNPFYLAEMVTLLMERGALTPAVGANAIGRWQLAAGSLGSQLLSRDLAAVLAARIDALPAEPRAVLRDASVAGTTVPSGVLEALQERRAATDMLPGAVPMVELERAVDELLQRRMLHRSRGGYQFSTPLMREAAYAGIGKADLAERHAYLASWATEAVGRLGLTDNERDAFIATHVECAVELADAVRLRPDAAAREVAPLGVAALGRMARRALANIEPAAAIEYAERAATLTKDGLPLPDQLVHARALLRLGRGEEALAYGEKITTAAEDDPVCRAESMILVGRAYEALGDTGRAVAAWQEALEVATEAQLLPERANAMRRLGMADFLAGKLSQASSRFAAAYQVTLAAGDRHGQAWALQNLAWVTTTRGDFAGTDAVLGRAARLFAELGDPVGRSWLRGTTAFARLLAGRLQESRRLARIFLPFGDRVGEGWAVGTLRVVEAYASAELGDLGVADSQARRAFREFNELSDDWGRGLAMVVRGAIARSLNELEHAADLLNDALIYADRTGHPLLLGMAGTLHGFVALQRGDLATAEADARRVMTAVEPHNPLAPAQVGPRVLLAEARNRAGDAATAIGLLAPIASDTSTPSLLFSRRHALAAYASALLADGRVDSALTWVERAREVPAEDVRSGVIAAMVRARVLAAADRCAEARLASEEAVRLAYATEQASERATAEELRDTLALTGVEPAAAGTVAYASDVPG; encoded by the coding sequence GTGACCTGCCCCGTGTGCGGAACCGTCGCCGTTCCCGGCGCCCGTTTCTGCCATCACTGTGGTGCTGCCCTGCCCGCCGCGGCCTCGTTGCCCGCGGCAGAGCGCCGCATCGTCACCGTGCTCTTCGGCGACCTGTCGGACTTCACCTCCTGGTCGGAGGACCTCGACCCGGAGCGGGTCGGCGCGGTGACCGACCGGGTGCTGGCCGCGCTGGCCGGCGCGGTGAAGACGTTCGGTGGGCACGTCGACAAGCTGACCGGTGACGGGATCATGGCGGTCTTCGGGGCGCCGGTGGCGCACGAGGACGACGCCGAGCGGGCGGTCCGGGCCGCCCTGAGCATGCAGCGCGCGGTCCGCCGGGTGCTGGACGACGAGCGTGGTGGTGGCGCGCCGCTCGGGCTGCGCGTCGGGCTGAACACCGGTGAGGTGGTCGCCGGCATGCAGGCCGGCATCGAATACACCGTCATCGGCGACACGGTGAACACCGCGGCCCGGCTGGCCGACGCCGCCGCGGTGGGCGGGGTCTACGCTGGCGAGCGGACCAGCGCCGGCACCCGGCACGTCGCGTCCTGGCGGCAGTTGCGGCCGTTGCGGCTCAAGGGGAAGCGGGAGCCGGTCCCGACGTACGAGTTGCTCGGCCTGCACGACGCGCCGGGCACCCGGTCCGGCCTGGGTGACGAGGCGCCGTTCGTGGGCCGGGAGACCGAGCTCGGCCGGGTCTCCGGCCGGCTCGCCGAGGCGATCGACTCCGGCACCCCGCGGATCATGGTGATGACCGCGGAGGCCGGGATAGGCAAGTCCCGCTTCGCGGGCGAGGTGAAGCGGCTCGCCCTCGATTACAACGGTCACGGCGCCCGGGTGCTGCGCGTCCGCTGCCGCGCGTTCGGCGAGCGCCGCCGCTACGCGCCCCTCGCCGACCTGGTCCGCAAGGCCGCCGGCCTGCCCAAGGACGTGGTCGCCACGATGGGCCGCTCGGTCGTCGAGGAGCGGCTGCGCAAGCTGGCCGGCAGGCTGGGCGCCCAGTTGGACACTGACCGGCTGCTGGTGCTATTGGGGTACGGCGAGGCCAAGGGCAACCAGGTCGGCCCGGCCGCGCCCGCCGACTGGCCACCGAGCGCCAAACGGGTCGACGCCGACGCCATTTCGGTCGCGGTGGCCGACCTGCTCAGCGCGCTCGCCGCCGAGACGCCGCTGGTGGTCATCGTCGACGACCTGCACGACGCCACGGCCACCACGATGGACGCGCTGGGCAGCACACTCTCGCTGCTGGACGGTGCGGTCGTGGTGCTGCTGCTGGGCCGGCCCGAGCTGGTGCGTACCGCGGGGGCGATGACCCGGCTGGCCGACGCCGAGGTGCACACCCTGCCGCCGCTGCGGGGCGCCGACGCGTCCCGCCTGCTCACGTCCTACCTGAACGGCGGCAAGCTGCCGCAGGCCGACAGCGACCGGCTGCTCGCGACCGCCCAGGGCAACCCGTTCTACCTGGCCGAGATGGTCACCCTGCTGATGGAGCGGGGTGCCCTCACCCCGGCGGTCGGCGCCAACGCGATCGGCCGCTGGCAGCTGGCCGCCGGCTCGCTCGGCAGTCAGCTGCTCTCCCGGGATCTCGCGGCAGTTCTGGCAGCGCGTATCGACGCCCTGCCGGCGGAACCGCGGGCCGTGCTGCGGGACGCGTCGGTGGCCGGGACGACCGTGCCGAGCGGGGTGCTCGAGGCCCTTCAGGAACGCCGGGCCGCCACCGACATGCTGCCCGGCGCGGTGCCGATGGTGGAACTGGAACGCGCCGTCGACGAGCTGCTGCAACGGCGCATGCTGCACCGGTCGCGCGGCGGCTACCAGTTCAGCACGCCGCTGATGCGCGAGGCCGCCTACGCCGGCATCGGCAAGGCCGACCTCGCCGAGCGGCACGCCTATCTGGCGAGCTGGGCAACCGAGGCGGTCGGCCGGCTGGGCCTGACCGACAACGAACGCGACGCCTTCATCGCCACCCACGTCGAGTGCGCGGTCGAGCTGGCCGACGCGGTCCGGTTGCGCCCGGACGCCGCGGCCCGCGAGGTGGCGCCGCTGGGCGTCGCGGCGCTCGGCCGGATGGCCCGGCGGGCGCTGGCCAACATCGAGCCGGCCGCCGCCATCGAGTACGCGGAACGCGCCGCCACCCTCACCAAGGACGGCCTGCCCCTTCCCGACCAGCTCGTGCACGCCCGTGCGCTGCTGCGCCTGGGCCGGGGTGAGGAGGCGCTGGCGTACGGCGAGAAGATCACCACCGCTGCCGAGGACGATCCGGTGTGCCGGGCCGAGAGCATGATCCTGGTCGGCCGGGCGTACGAGGCGCTCGGCGACACCGGCCGGGCCGTTGCTGCCTGGCAGGAGGCCCTGGAGGTGGCCACCGAGGCGCAGCTGCTGCCGGAGCGGGCCAACGCGATGCGCCGACTCGGCATGGCCGACTTCCTGGCCGGCAAGCTCAGCCAGGCGAGCAGCCGGTTCGCGGCGGCGTACCAGGTCACCCTGGCCGCGGGCGACCGGCACGGGCAGGCCTGGGCGTTGCAGAACCTGGCCTGGGTGACCACCACCCGGGGCGATTTCGCCGGCACCGACGCGGTGCTGGGCCGGGCCGCCCGTCTCTTCGCCGAGCTGGGCGACCCGGTGGGCCGGTCCTGGCTGCGCGGCACCACGGCCTTTGCCCGGCTGCTCGCCGGCCGGTTGCAGGAGTCCCGCCGGCTGGCCCGGATCTTCCTGCCCTTCGGTGACCGGGTCGGCGAGGGCTGGGCGGTCGGCACCCTGCGGGTGGTGGAGGCGTACGCGTCCGCCGAACTCGGTGATCTGGGGGTGGCCGACAGCCAGGCCCGCCGGGCGTTCCGCGAGTTCAACGAGCTCTCCGACGATTGGGGCCGGGGACTGGCCATGGTCGTCCGCGGCGCCATCGCGCGGAGCCTGAACGAGTTGGAGCACGCCGCCGATCTGCTGAACGACGCGCTGATCTACGCGGACCGCACCGGCCATCCGCTGCTGCTCGGCATGGCCGGCACGCTGCACGGCTTCGTCGCCCTGCAGCGGGGTGACCTGGCCACGGCCGAGGCCGACGCGCGCCGGGTGATGACCGCGGTCGAGCCGCACAACCCGCTGGCGCCCGCGCAGGTGGGGCCGCGGGTGCTGCTGGCCGAGGCGCGCAACCGGGCCGGGGACGCGGCGACCGCGATCGGGCTGCTCGCGCCGATCGCCAGTGACACCTCCACTCCGTCGCTGCTCTTCTCGCGGCGGCACGCGCTGGCGGCGTACGCGTCGGCCCTGCTCGCCGACGGCCGGGTGGATTCGGCGCTGACCTGGGTGGAGCGGGCTCGTGAGGTGCCGGCCGAGGACGTCCGCAGCGGCGTGATCGCGGCGATGGTGCGGGCCCGGGTGCTGGCCGCGGCCGATCGGTGCGCCGAGGCGCGGCTGGCTTCCGAGGAGGCGGTGCGATTGGCGTACGCGACCGAGCAGGCGAGCGAGCGGGCAACAGCGGAGGAACTACGCGATACGCTCGCCTTGACGGGGGTAGAACCGGCTGCGGCGGGAACTGTCGCCTACGCGTCTGACGTGCCCGGATGA
- a CDS encoding MBL fold metallo-hydrolase: MGGAEPESAGVDRLPGWVTLLRAPNPGPMTLDGTNTWILRAPGADFATVIDPGPLDEGHLRRIAEFGPFQFILVTHGHHDHVEGAERLSELLGGTAVLAADPAHCRNGEPLDPNERLGGNGLEIQVMDTPGHTSDSVCFLVECGNDRAMFTGDTILGRGTTVVARPDGDLGAYLSSLRLLSAYPEVLMLPGHGPARSDTAERAHFYLDHRRERLAQVEAAMAAGATTPAAVVDLVYPDIDPGVRFAAEWSAAAQLEYLSRTDRLDRP; the protein is encoded by the coding sequence ATGGGGGGTGCTGAGCCCGAGTCGGCGGGGGTCGACCGGCTACCGGGTTGGGTGACGCTGCTGCGAGCGCCCAACCCGGGTCCGATGACGCTGGACGGCACCAACACGTGGATTCTGCGTGCGCCCGGCGCCGACTTCGCCACGGTGATCGACCCCGGTCCGCTGGACGAGGGGCACCTGCGGCGGATCGCTGAGTTCGGACCGTTCCAGTTCATTCTTGTGACACACGGTCACCATGATCACGTCGAGGGCGCCGAACGGCTCTCCGAGTTGCTCGGCGGGACCGCCGTGCTCGCCGCGGACCCGGCCCACTGCCGGAACGGTGAGCCGTTGGACCCGAACGAGCGACTCGGCGGGAACGGACTCGAAATACAGGTGATGGACACTCCGGGGCACACAAGTGATTCGGTGTGTTTTCTCGTCGAGTGTGGGAACGACCGCGCGATGTTCACCGGTGACACGATTCTCGGGCGCGGGACCACGGTGGTGGCCCGGCCGGACGGTGACCTCGGGGCGTACCTGAGTAGTTTGCGACTGCTCAGCGCGTACCCCGAGGTGTTGATGTTGCCTGGCCACGGGCCGGCCCGAAGCGACACGGCCGAGCGTGCCCACTTCTATCTGGATCATCGCCGGGAGCGCCTCGCGCAGGTGGAGGCCGCGATGGCGGCCGGTGCGACGACCCCGGCGGCAGTGGTTGATCTGGTCTATCCGGACATCGATCCGGGAGTGCGTTTCGCCGCCGAGTGGTCTGCCGCCGCGCAGTTGGAATACCTGAGCCGGACAGACCGGTTGGACCGGCCGTGA
- a CDS encoding RidA family protein, translated as MTTTPPPVAGEGGVDAYAKLAEMGLTLPKVVPPLAAYVPAVQSGNYVYVSGQLPLVDGKLPKAGKVGAEVTPEEATELARICGLNALAAIESLVGLGRLVKIVKLTGFVASAPGFTGQPAVINGASNLFGDVLGEQGRHARSAVGVSELPLGAPVEVEVIAEVA; from the coding sequence ATGACGACCACGCCGCCGCCGGTGGCCGGTGAGGGCGGCGTGGACGCGTACGCCAAGCTCGCCGAAATGGGCCTGACGCTGCCGAAGGTGGTGCCGCCGCTGGCGGCCTACGTGCCCGCCGTGCAGTCCGGCAACTACGTGTACGTGTCGGGCCAACTGCCGCTGGTCGACGGCAAGCTGCCGAAGGCCGGCAAGGTCGGCGCCGAGGTCACCCCGGAGGAGGCGACCGAGCTCGCCCGGATCTGCGGCCTGAACGCGCTCGCCGCGATCGAGTCGCTGGTCGGCCTGGGCCGGCTCGTCAAGATCGTCAAGCTGACCGGCTTCGTGGCGTCCGCGCCGGGCTTCACCGGACAGCCGGCCGTCATCAACGGGGCCTCCAACCTGTTCGGCGACGTGCTCGGTGAGCAGGGGCGGCACGCTCGCAGCGCGGTCGGCGTGAGCGAACTGCCGCTCGGAGCACCGGTCGAGGTCGAAGTCATCGCCGAAGTGGCCTGA
- a CDS encoding DUF4177 domain-containing protein, giving the protein MQKWEYVTVPLLVHATKQILDNWGEDGWELVQVVPGPNPEQLVAYLKRPKS; this is encoded by the coding sequence ATGCAGAAGTGGGAGTACGTGACGGTGCCCCTGCTGGTCCACGCGACCAAGCAGATCCTCGACAACTGGGGCGAGGACGGCTGGGAGCTGGTCCAGGTCGTGCCCGGCCCGAACCCGGAGCAGCTGGTCGCCTACCTGAAGCGGCCCAAGTCATGA